The Opitutales bacterium ASA1 genome window below encodes:
- a CDS encoding TonB-dependent receptor produces MNSPERLASTAHPHNLRKRSAALAALVLPAFALAQTALAEGGSEPLLLDEVVVTAAGFEQVIANAPASISVVSQSQLALKPFVTLTDALREMPGVSLSKSKSGDDISLRGMGSDYTLILVDGRRQNSRDTRPNGFGEAETGFIPPLGAIERIELVRGPMSTLYGSDAMGGVINVITRKVGTSWSGAVNLDATLQEESNLGDAWSTSLYLHGPIVQNRLGLALFGRTHNRAEDDLGIAGNSPNRQGARRADVDSFNARLAWTPHASHEFMAEYGVNRQRFEGTPGKTGTMGITTGASAGYDQALRFHRETASLSHTGRWTFGTSDVSVQRESVETRGRRVNLNTPRRLEVENTVLDARLHMPLARHQITFGGQYQEGEAIDGVVVDGDLSMWQWSAFVEDEWRIFDSIGLTLGARVDEHDSAGTHFSPRAYVVWNVTRDLTVKGGISTGFKAPTLTQKVAGISGIGGQGTIPLVGNPDLKPETSRSYELGLYYATPSRFVASATIFFNEFEDKIASVRFEKGTADWPTFIDPADWPRATYASSRINIDTAETRGFEGSIRIPLPRGFAFSTNYTYTDTEQTSGANAGRPLTSMPEHQLNGTLDWKANDRVTGWIRGVWQSSQWRSATQPDYEGYVTADLGGSWRVNHAVSVNLGVFNLFNKDLHDPDLYASVEDGRRLWVSTNLNF; encoded by the coding sequence ATGAATTCGCCCGAAAGACTCGCCTCGACCGCCCACCCTCACAACCTGCGCAAACGATCGGCAGCCCTAGCTGCACTCGTCCTGCCCGCCTTCGCTCTCGCCCAAACGGCTCTCGCGGAGGGAGGTTCCGAACCTCTCCTCCTCGACGAGGTCGTCGTCACGGCAGCCGGTTTCGAACAGGTCATCGCCAACGCCCCGGCGAGCATTTCGGTCGTCTCGCAGAGTCAGCTCGCGCTCAAGCCCTTCGTCACCCTCACCGACGCCCTCCGCGAGATGCCCGGCGTCTCGCTCTCCAAGAGCAAGTCCGGCGACGACATCAGCCTCCGCGGCATGGGCTCCGACTACACGCTCATCCTCGTCGACGGGCGCCGCCAAAACTCGCGCGACACCCGCCCCAACGGCTTCGGCGAGGCCGAGACGGGTTTCATTCCACCCCTCGGTGCGATCGAGCGCATCGAACTGGTCCGCGGCCCCATGTCCACGCTCTACGGCTCCGACGCCATGGGCGGCGTGATCAACGTCATCACCCGAAAGGTCGGCACCTCGTGGTCCGGTGCCGTCAACCTCGACGCCACCCTCCAAGAAGAGTCCAACCTCGGCGACGCTTGGTCCACCAGTCTCTACCTCCACGGCCCCATCGTCCAAAACCGCCTCGGACTCGCCCTCTTCGGCCGCACCCACAATCGCGCGGAAGACGACCTAGGCATCGCCGGTAACAGCCCCAATCGCCAAGGCGCACGCCGGGCCGACGTCGACAGCTTCAACGCCCGTCTCGCGTGGACCCCGCACGCGAGCCACGAGTTCATGGCCGAATACGGCGTGAACCGGCAGCGCTTCGAAGGCACCCCCGGCAAGACCGGCACGATGGGCATCACGACCGGCGCGAGCGCCGGCTACGATCAAGCCCTGCGCTTCCATCGCGAGACCGCCTCCCTCTCCCACACCGGCCGCTGGACGTTCGGCACGTCCGACGTCTCCGTGCAGCGCGAGTCGGTCGAAACGCGCGGCCGTCGTGTGAATCTGAATACACCGCGTCGCCTCGAGGTGGAAAACACGGTGCTCGACGCCCGCCTCCACATGCCCTTGGCGCGCCACCAGATCACCTTCGGCGGCCAGTACCAAGAAGGTGAAGCGATCGACGGCGTCGTCGTCGACGGCGACCTCTCCATGTGGCAATGGTCCGCGTTCGTCGAAGACGAGTGGCGCATCTTCGACTCCATCGGCCTCACGCTCGGTGCCCGCGTCGACGAACACGACAGCGCCGGGACGCACTTCAGTCCTCGCGCCTACGTGGTTTGGAACGTCACCCGCGATCTCACCGTGAAGGGCGGCATCAGCACCGGCTTCAAGGCTCCCACGCTCACGCAAAAAGTCGCCGGCATCAGTGGCATCGGCGGCCAGGGCACGATACCGCTCGTCGGCAATCCCGACCTGAAGCCCGAGACGAGCCGCTCTTACGAACTCGGTCTCTACTACGCCACGCCCTCGCGCTTCGTCGCCAGCGCCACGATCTTCTTCAACGAATTCGAAGACAAGATCGCCAGCGTCCGTTTCGAGAAGGGCACCGCAGATTGGCCGACCTTCATCGATCCCGCCGACTGGCCCCGCGCCACCTACGCCTCCAGCCGGATCAACATCGACACGGCCGAGACTCGCGGCTTCGAAGGCAGCATCCGCATTCCCCTGCCGCGCGGTTTCGCCTTCTCGACGAACTACACCTACACCGACACCGAACAGACGAGCGGCGCCAACGCCGGCCGCCCCCTCACGTCCATGCCCGAGCACCAACTCAACGGCACGCTCGACTGGAAGGCGAACGACCGCGTCACCGGTTGGATCCGCGGCGTGTGGCAGAGCTCGCAGTGGCGCAGTGCCACGCAGCCCGATTACGAAGGCTACGTCACCGCGGACCTCGGCGGCTCTTGGCGCGTGAACCATGCCGTCTCGGTCAACCTCGGC
- a CDS encoding GldG family protein, which yields MAALALLVLILVLVNYLASQFPARLDLTKENIYTLSDGTRSMLGKIEEPVVLQFYFSRSLESLPIRFKNYATRVEEMLRQYVSASGGRVTLRVIDPQPDTDEETAARRAGVTPQTLPTGEPIYFGLVAIQADQEANIAFFSPNREPFLEYDVSQLIHSVQQFDKPRLGLVSGLPLRGQMPMGMMPGQQPQPDQLVLSQWSSAFEIVDVDESAEELPANLDVLAVIHPQNIGESLLFAIDQHLLAGRPLIVAVDPSSYFFKGQQRQNMMMMGQPQQGVTSDLPRLFSSWGIEYNASEVVGDLDLATSVQTGGGITSFPVWLSLRKEQLAAEVLPTSSLNTMLMIEPGSIAVAEDRGYEVTPLVQSTPRSGTVAGMMLSFTPPAEIARQIKSGGAAKNLAVMVRGSFKSAFPEGKPATTTSTDSEDADAADSASTEGSPALAESTAPGTLVVVSDTDWLLDDFSVRRMNFLGMQAVEPLNDNLSFASNVVDFLGGSQDLITIRGKGSAQRTFTVIREMETAAQERYQAELEGLEQRRNEIQQEIQKLQTQQADGRVLIASPEVSQALERYRVQEAELRTSIRQIRLSLREGIESLQNRLTVLNALVVPLVVVALGCVMLVGRNRRQKSSSAK from the coding sequence ATGGCGGCGCTCGCGCTGCTCGTGCTCATCCTCGTGCTGGTCAACTACCTCGCGTCCCAATTCCCCGCGCGGTTGGACCTCACGAAGGAAAACATCTACACCCTCTCCGACGGGACGCGTTCCATGCTCGGCAAGATCGAGGAGCCCGTGGTGCTCCAGTTCTATTTCAGCCGCAGCCTCGAATCGCTTCCCATCCGCTTCAAGAACTATGCGACCCGCGTCGAGGAGATGCTTCGGCAGTACGTATCCGCCTCGGGTGGACGCGTCACTTTGCGCGTGATCGATCCGCAACCCGACACCGACGAGGAGACCGCCGCCCGCCGGGCCGGCGTCACACCACAAACCCTCCCGACCGGCGAGCCCATCTACTTCGGACTCGTAGCCATCCAAGCCGACCAAGAAGCCAACATCGCGTTTTTCAGCCCCAACCGCGAACCGTTCCTCGAATACGACGTGTCGCAGCTCATCCATTCGGTGCAGCAGTTCGACAAACCACGTCTCGGTCTCGTCAGCGGCCTGCCGCTGCGCGGGCAGATGCCGATGGGCATGATGCCCGGGCAACAACCGCAACCCGACCAGCTCGTCCTGTCCCAGTGGTCGTCCGCCTTCGAGATCGTCGACGTAGACGAATCCGCCGAGGAACTCCCCGCCAACCTCGACGTCCTCGCCGTGATTCATCCGCAAAACATCGGAGAATCTCTCCTCTTCGCCATCGACCAACACCTCCTCGCCGGTCGCCCCCTGATCGTCGCCGTCGATCCCTCCTCCTACTTCTTCAAGGGCCAACAGCGGCAGAACATGATGATGATGGGGCAGCCCCAGCAGGGAGTCACCAGCGACCTCCCCCGCCTCTTCTCGTCGTGGGGAATCGAATACAACGCCTCCGAAGTGGTCGGCGATCTCGACCTCGCCACTTCCGTGCAGACCGGCGGCGGTATCACGAGCTTCCCCGTCTGGCTCAGTCTCCGCAAGGAGCAGCTCGCCGCCGAAGTCCTCCCCACCAGCTCGCTCAACACGATGCTCATGATCGAGCCCGGCAGCATCGCCGTGGCTGAAGATCGCGGCTACGAGGTGACTCCGCTCGTCCAGTCGACTCCCCGGAGCGGCACGGTCGCGGGCATGATGCTCAGCTTCACCCCGCCCGCCGAGATCGCCCGCCAGATCAAGTCCGGTGGCGCAGCCAAGAACCTCGCCGTCATGGTCCGCGGCTCGTTCAAGAGCGCATTTCCCGAGGGCAAACCCGCCACGACGACATCGACCGATTCCGAAGACGCGGATGCCGCGGATTCGGCTTCGACCGAAGGCTCACCCGCCCTCGCCGAGTCCACTGCGCCCGGCACTCTCGTCGTCGTGTCAGACACCGACTGGCTCCTCGACGACTTCAGCGTCCGCCGCATGAACTTCCTCGGCATGCAGGCCGTCGAACCGCTCAACGACAACCTCTCCTTTGCCAGCAACGTCGTCGACTTCCTCGGCGGGAGTCAGGACCTGATCACGATCCGTGGCAAAGGCTCCGCGCAGCGCACGTTCACCGTCATTCGCGAGATGGAGACGGCCGCCCAAGAGCGCTATCAAGCCGAACTCGAGGGCCTCGAACAACGCCGCAACGAGATCCAGCAGGAGATCCAAAAACTCCAGACCCAGCAAGCCGACGGCCGCGTCCTCATCGCCTCGCCCGAAGTCAGCCAAGCACTCGAGCGCTACCGCGTCCAAGAGGCCGAGCTTCGCACCAGCATCCGCCAAATCCGACTCTCGCTCCGCGAAGGCATCGAAAGCCTCCAAAATCGCCTCACCGTCCTCAACGCCCTCGTCGTCCCGCTCGTCGTCGTCGCCCTCGGGTGCGTGATGCTCGTCGGACGCAACCGCCGCCAGAAATCCTCTTCCGCCAAATGA
- a CDS encoding ABC transporter permease subunit: MSSVCTLFKREFFGYFRSPVAYVVLVGFHGLATLLAFFVSRLLKGNEASLAAFFQWMPWLFVVLVPAAGMRLWAEERRAGTIELLFTLPVTTTSAVIAKFLAAWAFISIAVLLTLPFAFTVAYLGDPDWGIIWSSYVGSILMAASYLGICSLASALTRNQVVAFIIGLAVCLMLTFLGLNVVSDLMNTFLPYWVVDAVSNFSFYTHFESMTRGLIDLRAVVFFLSLAVITLLANVIVLEH, translated from the coding sequence ATGTCTTCCGTCTGCACACTCTTCAAACGCGAGTTCTTCGGCTACTTCCGCTCGCCCGTCGCCTACGTGGTACTCGTGGGTTTCCACGGTCTCGCCACGCTGCTCGCGTTCTTCGTCAGCCGTCTTCTCAAGGGCAACGAGGCGTCGCTCGCGGCCTTCTTCCAATGGATGCCGTGGCTGTTCGTCGTCCTCGTGCCCGCCGCCGGTATGCGACTCTGGGCCGAGGAACGCCGCGCCGGCACGATCGAGTTGCTCTTCACGCTGCCAGTCACGACCACCTCGGCCGTGATCGCCAAGTTTCTCGCCGCGTGGGCGTTCATCTCCATCGCGGTACTGCTGACTCTACCTTTCGCCTTCACCGTCGCCTACCTCGGCGATCCCGATTGGGGCATCATCTGGTCGAGCTACGTCGGCTCGATTCTGATGGCCGCGAGTTACCTCGGCATCTGCTCACTCGCCTCCGCGCTCACGCGCAACCAGGTGGTCGCGTTCATCATCGGCCTCGCCGTGTGCCTGATGCTCACGTTCCTCGGCCTCAACGTCGTCAGCGACCTCATGAACACGTTCCTGCCCTACTGGGTGGTCGACGCCGTTTCGAACTTCTCGTTCTACACCCACTTCGAGTCGATGACGCGCGGGCTGATCGATCTGCGCGCCGTCGTGTTCTTCCTCTCGCTCGCCGTGATCACGCTGTTGGCCAACGTGATCGTGCTCGAGCACTGA
- a CDS encoding HAD family hydrolase, translating to MATELFTRNIISCIWDFDKTLIPGYMQAPLFRRYGVDEAVFWHEVNTLAERYRQRGYNVSGESVYLNHLLTYVRAGVMEGLDNRTLRECGREIVFYPGLPGFFDELRAFVRSRPEYAKHEITLEHYVVSTGIAEMVRGSAIAPVVDGIWGCEFIENPLPPGFLQQPEFAIEDKMEISQVGSIIDNTIKTRALFEINKGTNKNPAIDVNAQIKPEDRRIPFQNMIYIADGPSDVPCFSVVKSNGGRTYGVYHPDRPDEFAQNDRLRQSGRIDHYGPADYTPGSATTRWLLLHVQAMCDRIVADREAAVAQRVARPPRHLTAKPEGRKAPRPPEQQSFL from the coding sequence ATGGCCACGGAGCTATTCACTCGGAACATCATCTCCTGTATCTGGGACTTTGACAAGACTCTCATCCCGGGCTACATGCAGGCTCCGCTGTTCCGGCGCTACGGCGTGGACGAGGCCGTGTTCTGGCACGAGGTCAACACGCTCGCCGAACGGTATCGACAACGTGGTTACAACGTCTCCGGCGAGAGCGTGTATCTCAACCACCTCCTCACCTACGTGCGCGCCGGCGTGATGGAGGGACTCGACAACCGCACGCTGCGCGAGTGCGGACGCGAGATCGTCTTCTACCCCGGCTTGCCCGGCTTTTTCGACGAGTTGCGCGCCTTCGTCCGCTCCCGTCCAGAATACGCGAAGCACGAGATCACGCTGGAGCACTACGTCGTCTCCACCGGCATCGCCGAGATGGTCCGCGGCAGCGCCATCGCGCCCGTGGTAGACGGTATCTGGGGCTGCGAGTTCATCGAGAATCCTCTGCCCCCCGGCTTCCTCCAACAGCCGGAGTTCGCGATCGAGGACAAGATGGAGATCAGCCAAGTCGGCTCGATCATCGACAACACGATCAAGACCCGCGCGCTCTTCGAAATCAACAAGGGCACGAACAAGAACCCCGCCATCGACGTCAACGCACAGATCAAGCCCGAGGACCGGCGCATACCGTTCCAAAACATGATCTACATCGCCGACGGACCGAGCGACGTGCCGTGCTTCTCCGTCGTCAAGAGCAACGGCGGTCGCACCTACGGCGTCTATCATCCCGATCGCCCCGACGAATTCGCTCAGAACGACCGCCTGCGCCAATCGGGACGTATCGATCACTACGGTCCCGCCGATTACACTCCGGGCAGCGCCACGACGCGCTGGCTCCTGCTTCACGTCCAGGCCATGTGCGATCGGATCGTGGCCGACCGTGAAGCCGCCGTCGCTCAGCGAGTCGCTCGTCCGCCGCGCCACCTCACCGCGAAACCCGAAGGACGAAAAGCGCCACGGCCACCCGAGCAGCAGTCGTTTCTGTGA
- the prfA gene encoding peptide chain release factor 1 has protein sequence MPRLPDLTGFRARFEEIEAAMAEPDFYANAKRAAELTREQQRLREVLEGAAALARIEEEIEQHEEMAAPSNDDVALRELAAEELPSLLERRAAIETNVLRAMLPPEPGDSRNTIFEIRAGAGGDEAGLFAAELFRAYARYCEGRGWRVETLHASPSERGGMKEVVFSVKGENVYRELKFESGVHRVQRVPATEANGRIHTSTVTVAVLPEAEEVDVEINPADLEITVARASGPGGQGVNTTDSAVQILYKPTGLIVTCAEQRSQQKNRLQAMTVLRSRLLQERIEEERAKYAQNRRSQIGTGDRSERIRTYNFPQSRLTDHRIGLTVHNLPQVMEGEFGDVIEALHIADREERMNALARKAVM, from the coding sequence ATGCCCAGACTTCCCGACTTGACCGGCTTCCGTGCGCGCTTCGAAGAAATCGAAGCCGCGATGGCCGAACCAGACTTCTACGCCAACGCGAAACGCGCGGCCGAGTTGACGCGCGAGCAGCAGCGGCTGCGCGAGGTGCTCGAGGGAGCCGCGGCGCTCGCGCGCATCGAGGAGGAGATCGAGCAACACGAAGAGATGGCCGCTCCGAGCAACGACGACGTGGCGTTGCGAGAGCTGGCGGCGGAGGAATTGCCGTCGTTGCTGGAGCGGCGCGCGGCGATCGAAACGAACGTCTTGCGCGCGATGCTGCCGCCGGAGCCGGGCGATTCCCGCAACACCATCTTCGAGATTCGGGCCGGTGCCGGTGGCGACGAAGCAGGGCTCTTCGCCGCGGAGTTGTTTCGCGCCTACGCGCGTTACTGCGAAGGCCGGGGGTGGCGCGTCGAGACTTTGCACGCCAGTCCGTCGGAGCGCGGTGGGATGAAGGAGGTCGTCTTCTCGGTGAAGGGCGAGAACGTATACCGCGAGTTGAAGTTCGAGAGCGGCGTGCATCGCGTGCAACGGGTTCCCGCGACCGAGGCCAACGGGCGCATCCACACCTCGACGGTCACCGTGGCGGTGTTGCCCGAGGCGGAAGAAGTCGACGTGGAGATCAATCCGGCCGATCTCGAGATCACCGTGGCGCGTGCTTCGGGACCCGGGGGGCAGGGCGTCAACACGACCGATTCGGCCGTGCAGATCCTCTACAAACCGACTGGGTTGATCGTGACCTGTGCAGAGCAGAGATCGCAGCAGAAGAACCGCCTCCAGGCGATGACGGTGCTGCGCTCGCGCTTGCTGCAGGAGCGCATCGAGGAGGAGCGGGCCAAATACGCGCAGAACCGCCGCAGCCAGATCGGCACGGGCGACCGGAGCGAGCGCATCCGCACCTACAACTTTCCGCAGAGCCGACTGACCGACCACCGCATCGGACTCACGGTGCACAACTTGCCGCAGGTGATGGAGGGCGAGTTCGGCGACGTGATCGAGGCCCTGCACATCGCGGATCGCGAAGAACGGATGAACGCGCTCGCCCGCAAGGCGGTGATGTGA
- the prmC gene encoding peptide chain release factor N(5)-glutamine methyltransferase, producing the protein MLTLLEIVKRTTDFFSKREIESPRLNAELVVAHALGLGRMQLYLQFERLLEDAELERIRPLVRRRGQREPLAYVLGTAAFHDLVLRVDPRVLVPRPETEQLIEALEEFGPPMPRRILDLGTGSGAIALALAKRHPEAEVVAVDASDAALEVARANAVDAGLEGRVEFRHSDWYSAVPESEQFDWIAGNPPYLTEEEWGSAEPEVRLHEPRSALVAADEGCADLLEIVSGARVRMAPGGILFLETGVDQHPRLIAAMEAAGFAEARSHRDWSGRDRFVSARRPV; encoded by the coding sequence ATGCTCACGCTGCTCGAGATCGTCAAACGCACCACCGACTTCTTCTCGAAACGCGAGATCGAGAGCCCGCGGCTGAACGCCGAACTCGTCGTGGCGCACGCGCTCGGGCTGGGGCGCATGCAACTCTACCTGCAATTCGAGCGATTGTTGGAGGACGCCGAGCTCGAACGCATTCGGCCGTTGGTGCGGCGGCGCGGCCAACGCGAGCCGCTCGCCTACGTGCTGGGCACCGCCGCGTTTCACGATCTCGTCTTGCGAGTGGATCCGCGAGTTCTGGTCCCGCGACCCGAGACCGAGCAATTGATCGAGGCGTTGGAGGAGTTCGGCCCGCCGATGCCTCGGCGTATCCTAGATCTGGGTACGGGCAGCGGCGCGATCGCGCTCGCACTGGCCAAGCGTCATCCGGAGGCGGAGGTGGTGGCAGTGGATGCGAGCGACGCCGCTCTGGAGGTCGCGCGCGCGAACGCGGTCGATGCCGGGCTGGAGGGACGCGTGGAGTTTCGGCACTCCGACTGGTATTCGGCCGTACCGGAGAGCGAGCAGTTCGATTGGATCGCGGGCAATCCGCCCTACCTCACCGAGGAGGAGTGGGGCTCGGCCGAACCCGAGGTGCGGCTGCACGAGCCGCGATCCGCGTTGGTGGCCGCAGACGAAGGTTGCGCCGATCTGCTCGAGATCGTGAGCGGAGCGCGCGTGCGCATGGCGCCCGGTGGTATCCTCTTTTTGGAGACGGGTGTCGACCAGCACCCGCGATTGATCGCCGCGATGGAAGCGGCGGGTTTCGCGGAGGCGAGATCCCACAGGGACTGGAGCGGGCGCGACCGATTCGTTTCGGCGCGCCGCCCGGTGTGA
- a CDS encoding carboxy terminal-processing peptidase yields the protein MTLRRLASVSALALIAGLLPARAVTPVAPLQGTPLMAEETKMVISLLETVHYLNTPISDATFKKLISEFMYDLDQHRLFFTAQDHEAFLSTYGPTLGKALRQDGNLDVAFRIFSVYRERLESRVDWIQRQLQVPIDLDVDEQYVFDRKDLPWPATVEEADDLWRKRIKFEIIPDLLNDKTLEQATDAVSKRYDRLRKNFHELEAPEVQEIFLSTLTRMHDPHSTFFSASTLEDFSISMRLSLVGIGALLSSEDGTCVIRELIPGGPAILSKAVNVNDRIVAVAQPGEEPVDVIGMNLRKIVNMIRGEQGTPITLTIVPADSTDLSIRRDITLVRDVVQLNAARSKASIHEVPGVEGDIVPIGVIEIPSFYGPVDDPAPGEEPSSSVTQDVEELLGKLKAAGVHGIVLDLRRNGGGLLGEAVDLTGLFIRTGPVVMVRNSYGQIINKPDTDPKVAYDGPLMVLTSRYSASASEIVAGALQNYGRAIIVGDSSTHGKGTVQAVLEMKTFLPRQIFTVGKTGATKLTVQKFYLPNGSSTQNKGVIPDISLPAIEDFRPIGEADLPYSLPWDTVGGLRFPGRQLDPALRAHLDRTTRARLDSLEEFHYLQESIDWMREREQLKSISLDLDARRQLKERDEAFREAMKTKRSSLTSLNYANRPIVLDSVAANESTAPTLEELVEDPEPSDDVGFDIHLRESLRILRDTIALVPDPKAWTDSEATYAVLSKLPEQGVLRNN from the coding sequence ATGACCCTTCGACGTCTCGCCTCGGTCTCGGCCCTCGCGCTTATCGCCGGTCTCCTTCCCGCCCGCGCCGTCACTCCGGTCGCACCCCTCCAAGGCACGCCCCTCATGGCGGAGGAGACCAAGATGGTGATCTCGCTCTTGGAGACCGTACATTACCTGAACACGCCCATCTCGGATGCGACGTTCAAGAAGCTCATCAGCGAGTTCATGTACGACCTCGACCAGCATCGCCTCTTCTTCACGGCCCAAGACCACGAGGCGTTTTTGTCCACCTACGGTCCCACGCTCGGCAAGGCGTTGCGTCAGGACGGCAACCTCGACGTGGCCTTCCGCATCTTCTCGGTCTATCGCGAGCGTCTGGAATCGCGCGTCGACTGGATTCAACGCCAACTCCAAGTGCCGATCGACCTGGACGTGGACGAACAGTATGTGTTCGACCGCAAAGACCTGCCTTGGCCTGCGACCGTGGAAGAAGCCGACGACCTCTGGCGGAAACGAATCAAATTCGAGATCATCCCCGACCTCCTCAACGACAAGACACTGGAGCAGGCGACCGACGCGGTCTCGAAACGCTACGACCGTCTTCGCAAAAACTTCCACGAACTGGAAGCCCCCGAAGTTCAGGAGATCTTCTTGTCCACGCTCACCCGGATGCACGATCCGCATTCGACCTTCTTCTCCGCTTCCACACTGGAAGATTTCAGCATCTCGATGCGCCTGTCCCTCGTCGGCATAGGTGCCCTTCTCTCCTCGGAGGACGGCACGTGCGTGATCCGCGAATTGATTCCGGGAGGCCCCGCGATCCTGTCCAAAGCGGTCAACGTCAACGACCGTATCGTCGCCGTCGCGCAACCAGGCGAAGAGCCGGTCGACGTCATCGGCATGAACCTGCGCAAGATCGTGAACATGATTCGCGGCGAACAAGGCACACCGATCACGCTCACGATCGTCCCCGCCGACTCCACCGACCTCTCCATCCGTCGCGACATCACCCTCGTCCGTGACGTGGTCCAGCTCAACGCCGCCCGCTCCAAGGCTTCGATTCACGAAGTCCCCGGTGTCGAGGGAGACATCGTCCCCATCGGCGTGATCGAAATTCCATCCTTCTATGGACCGGTCGACGATCCGGCACCGGGTGAAGAGCCCTCCTCCAGCGTCACTCAGGACGTCGAAGAACTGCTCGGCAAACTGAAGGCGGCCGGCGTCCACGGCATCGTCCTAGACCTCCGCCGCAACGGTGGGGGCCTCCTCGGCGAAGCCGTCGACCTCACCGGCCTGTTCATCCGCACCGGACCGGTCGTGATGGTCCGCAACTCCTACGGACAGATCATCAACAAACCGGACACCGATCCCAAAGTAGCCTACGATGGACCTCTCATGGTCCTGACTTCGCGCTACAGCGCGTCGGCCTCGGAGATCGTCGCCGGTGCCCTGCAAAACTACGGCCGCGCGATCATCGTCGGCGACAGCTCCACCCACGGCAAAGGCACCGTGCAAGCCGTGTTGGAGATGAAGACGTTCCTGCCTCGCCAGATCTTCACCGTCGGCAAGACCGGCGCCACCAAACTCACGGTGCAGAAATTCTACCTGCCTAACGGCTCTTCGACCCAGAACAAGGGCGTCATCCCCGACATCTCGCTGCCGGCGATCGAAGACTTCCGGCCGATCGGCGAGGCCGATCTTCCGTATTCACTTCCTTGGGACACCGTGGGCGGCCTCCGCTTTCCCGGCCGTCAGCTCGATCCCGCCCTACGTGCCCACCTCGATCGCACCACGCGTGCCCGGCTCGACTCCTTGGAAGAGTTTCACTACTTGCAGGAGAGCATCGACTGGATGCGCGAGCGCGAGCAGTTGAAGTCCATCTCGCTCGACCTCGACGCGCGCAGGCAACTCAAGGAGCGCGACGAGGCGTTTCGCGAAGCGATGAAGACGAAGCGCTCGTCGCTCACCTCCCTGAACTACGCGAACCGGCCGATCGTGCTCGATTCGGTCGCGGCCAACGAGTCCACGGCTCCGACGCTGGAGGAACTCGTCGAGGACCCTGAACCTTCCGACGACGTCGGTTTCGACATCCACCTGCGCGAGTCGCTTCGCATCCTACGCGACACGATCGCACTCGTGCCCGATCCCAAGGCTTGGACCGACAGCGAAGCCACTTACGCCGTCCTTTCCAAACTGCCTGAGCAGGGAGTGCTGCGAAACAACTGA